A stretch of the Terriglobales bacterium genome encodes the following:
- a CDS encoding DUF3857 domain-containing protein: MIRAAMSHFYQSRARFCLLALYVLIVSGCCLAQSTPNPFDRKFDELTQRWNSSDAPTKAVLLDQMHGLRDFVSDPARVSVQINRIAENWSETPLVRDDANWQRARIALHERRLDEARRLTDALGFVRDWTRTSSANCFPIKVAGTSSLTANALGSIVLHDRAAACVATAIYVSEPKDVALRFGANASVALFVNGNMVVPTEDAPEFAFDQRSVGVRLQPGWNILALEFDASSDERQFALRVTATTGGAIGVAADSSRISSAAHKTPLLHVSDLLEDAEENGVSAEGLDTLAELREVRGLGKDIEHLDAAAKRSPSVDRWVNVANACVEESCTFSALGRALALDPKSASANLALAVYYIDRGQLLKARELLQEVLNAEPDNFVAQKKLADVFALAGAPSAAKDQYRKLETRGNLPIWVKRELGLHYEAAGITGPATAFLNQAWRSNFDDTVTRAALQRLAQRRGDADVLMMLAQSAEALDPMNPAPKQNIAQVVGVPTQADNTVAYGDMKRHDAESATHVLNIRETSSIDADADYMVNAASLAKEARRSGQRYNSNVVTLADVTVERVQANGQNVVHAQQVFYMANDRGARDYRVRNVQYSHATQKLTVLGARIYKANGQVLDAEDQGETSIADTSISMYYDTRARALRFPNLEKGDVIELEYRIVPNSSTNPYGDYFGNLVTFQNGLPQKLRRYVLITPVGRKLNVIEERMPVRGVVSEAGGQVIRRWDVINMAPLASEPRGPSLTEVAPYVAVSTFADWNELGRWYADLITPQFNLDSELRDVLAGITKNATTELEKIHAIHEFVLRNTHYVAMEFGIYSYKPYPVTQVYARRFGDCKDKASLMIAMMRAVGVDAEMALVRTRKLGDVDERATALSVFNHAVAYIPKYDLWLDGTAEYAGSRGELPLDDQGAMALTVNLNGNSTLRRIPVTLPMQNYTHRVVRADIQDDGNILFRGSAYTRGEDAPGLRREYEIADRQRDTVRANLAQVYPSVQVDSVHVDGAQDIERDINVKFSGSLDKFSGQKQLQLASSWLPHQYVNSLAAAYTRTQQLQLPAPWTTEEEIHFTIPDGGKIDVLPADVRHETPFGTAVIRYELRGRELIVNTSVQFRKLRIEASEYPAFRQFCADVEKAFRQEVTLKLGS, translated from the coding sequence GTTCGACGAGCTGACGCAACGCTGGAATAGCTCTGACGCTCCGACCAAGGCTGTCCTACTTGACCAGATGCACGGTCTCCGCGACTTCGTCTCCGATCCAGCCAGGGTTTCGGTGCAAATCAATCGGATTGCGGAGAACTGGAGCGAGACACCGCTGGTACGCGACGATGCGAACTGGCAACGGGCTCGCATTGCCCTGCACGAACGACGCCTGGACGAAGCACGTCGACTGACAGACGCACTGGGATTTGTCCGCGACTGGACCCGCACTTCGTCGGCGAATTGCTTCCCTATTAAAGTCGCGGGGACGTCCAGCCTCACAGCTAACGCCCTGGGCTCCATCGTCCTTCATGATCGCGCTGCGGCCTGTGTGGCTACGGCGATCTACGTTTCGGAGCCAAAAGATGTGGCACTCCGATTTGGCGCGAATGCATCGGTAGCGCTCTTCGTGAACGGCAACATGGTCGTGCCAACCGAGGATGCCCCGGAATTCGCGTTTGACCAGCGTTCCGTCGGGGTCCGATTGCAGCCGGGCTGGAACATCCTCGCGTTGGAATTCGACGCGTCAAGCGATGAACGTCAGTTCGCGTTACGAGTGACCGCCACGACTGGAGGAGCCATTGGAGTCGCCGCAGATTCATCTCGTATCAGCTCCGCAGCGCACAAGACGCCTCTGCTTCATGTTTCCGACCTGCTTGAAGATGCCGAAGAGAATGGCGTATCCGCTGAAGGACTCGACACTCTTGCAGAGCTGCGTGAGGTACGCGGCTTAGGTAAAGACATCGAGCATCTGGACGCGGCCGCAAAGCGGTCGCCTTCGGTTGATCGGTGGGTGAATGTTGCGAACGCCTGCGTCGAAGAGAGCTGCACATTTTCTGCGCTGGGCCGGGCTTTAGCCTTGGATCCCAAGTCGGCGAGTGCAAATCTCGCCCTGGCTGTGTACTACATCGACCGAGGCCAGTTGCTGAAAGCTCGTGAACTCCTGCAGGAAGTATTGAATGCCGAACCGGACAACTTCGTCGCACAAAAGAAACTCGCCGACGTTTTCGCCCTGGCAGGCGCACCTTCCGCAGCGAAGGATCAATATCGGAAGCTTGAAACCCGCGGGAACCTGCCGATCTGGGTCAAACGAGAACTTGGACTGCATTACGAAGCAGCTGGGATTACCGGTCCCGCCACCGCATTCTTAAATCAGGCCTGGAGATCCAATTTCGACGATACGGTCACACGTGCAGCCCTGCAGCGACTGGCCCAGCGTCGCGGCGATGCCGACGTACTCATGATGCTGGCGCAATCCGCGGAGGCTCTTGATCCCATGAACCCCGCGCCGAAGCAGAACATCGCGCAAGTGGTGGGTGTGCCGACGCAGGCTGACAACACTGTCGCCTACGGGGACATGAAACGTCACGACGCGGAATCGGCGACACACGTATTGAATATCCGGGAAACATCGAGCATTGATGCCGACGCGGACTACATGGTGAACGCGGCTTCACTCGCCAAAGAGGCCCGGCGTTCCGGTCAGCGATACAACTCGAATGTAGTTACGCTGGCCGATGTAACCGTGGAGCGGGTACAGGCTAACGGTCAGAACGTTGTGCACGCGCAGCAGGTCTTTTATATGGCGAACGACCGCGGCGCGCGTGACTACAGAGTTCGTAACGTTCAGTACAGCCATGCGACCCAGAAGCTGACCGTGCTTGGCGCGCGGATATACAAGGCGAATGGGCAGGTGCTTGATGCGGAAGACCAGGGCGAAACGTCGATCGCCGATACCAGCATCTCCATGTACTACGACACCCGCGCTCGGGCACTGCGCTTCCCCAATCTGGAAAAGGGCGACGTGATCGAGCTGGAATACCGGATTGTTCCGAATTCCAGCACGAATCCGTATGGGGATTACTTCGGCAACCTGGTGACATTCCAGAACGGCTTGCCGCAGAAGTTGCGCCGATACGTCCTGATCACGCCTGTGGGACGGAAGTTGAACGTGATCGAAGAACGCATGCCGGTGCGCGGTGTGGTTTCCGAAGCCGGCGGGCAGGTGATTCGCCGCTGGGACGTCATCAACATGGCGCCACTGGCGAGCGAACCTCGCGGTCCCTCGCTTACGGAAGTGGCTCCCTACGTAGCGGTGTCAACGTTTGCAGACTGGAATGAGCTTGGACGCTGGTACGCCGACCTGATCACGCCGCAATTCAACCTCGATTCCGAATTGCGCGATGTACTGGCGGGTATCACGAAGAATGCCACTACCGAGCTCGAAAAGATCCACGCCATCCACGAGTTCGTATTGCGCAACACGCATTACGTCGCGATGGAGTTCGGAATCTACAGCTACAAACCATATCCTGTCACCCAGGTCTACGCACGACGCTTTGGCGACTGCAAAGACAAAGCAAGCCTGATGATCGCCATGATGAGGGCGGTCGGCGTTGACGCGGAGATGGCGTTGGTCCGCACCCGCAAGCTCGGCGACGTTGATGAGCGAGCGACCGCGCTTTCGGTCTTCAACCACGCCGTTGCGTATATTCCGAAATACGATTTGTGGTTGGATGGAACCGCTGAATATGCGGGCTCGCGCGGCGAGTTGCCACTCGATGATCAAGGCGCGATGGCGCTGACCGTGAACTTGAACGGCAATTCGACCCTGCGCCGCATACCCGTCACCCTGCCCATGCAGAACTACACGCACCGTGTGGTTCGTGCAGACATTCAGGACGACGGCAACATCCTGTTCAGAGGTTCGGCTTATACACGCGGTGAAGATGCCCCCGGTCTGAGGCGCGAGTACGAGATCGCCGACCGTCAGCGCGATACGGTTCGTGCCAATCTGGCGCAGGTCTACCCTAGCGTCCAGGTGGACTCAGTCCATGTGGACGGCGCCCAGGACATTGAGCGCGACATCAACGTGAAGTTCAGCGGATCTCTCGATAAGTTCTCAGGTCAGAAGCAACTTCAGTTGGCTTCCTCGTGGCTGCCGCATCAGTACGTAAACTCATTGGCAGCCGCTTATACCCGCACACAGCAATTGCAGTTGCCGGCTCCCTGGACGACCGAAGAGGAAATCCACTTCACGATCCCGGATGGAGGAAAGATCGACGTGCTCCCGGCTGACGTCCGACACGAGACTCCGTTCGGCACGGCGGTTATTCGCTACGAACTTCGCGGACGTGAACTGATCGTGAATACTTCTGTGCAGTTTCGAAAGCTTCGCATTGAAGCGAGCGAGTATCCCGCATTCCGGCAGTTCTGCGCCGATGTCGAAAAAGCTTTCCGTCAGGAAGTCACACTGAAACTCGGCAGCTAA